A region from the Hydrogenimonas sp. genome encodes:
- a CDS encoding malate:quinone oxidoreductase: MRHYYNVIIIGGGISGTALLYELAEYTNLESVALFEKYPALAQINTNGRNNSQTLHCGDIETNYTFEKAKRVKQTAGMLSNYALKHGYAGRHIFKFPKMAIGVGEKEKEFIEKRFETFKSLYPYLELYTKEDLSRIEPKLTEGREEDIVAMGALDEYCAVDFGAIAETFVENAKKVMKGVCDIYLDTEVYQIEKLGDKFQLLTPKGKYFADYVVVDAGAHSLLQAHKMGYGKNYACLPIGGSFYYAPASILNSKVYTVQNDKLPFAAIHGDPDILAEGKTRFGPTALALPKLERYTESTYVEFFESLRPDRSVMKVFYDLLADDEIREYIFKNMMYEVPGIRKGLFLKEVKKIIPTLTERDIEFAEHVGGLRPQIIDKKEKKLLLGEAKIDTKEGIVFNMTPSPGATSCLGNAMKDVELIAEYLGCEFDEKRLRYELMDEEETLSGRYGIPGYAVSAV, translated from the coding sequence ATGCGGCACTACTACAATGTAATTATTATCGGCGGAGGAATTTCAGGGACGGCACTGCTATACGAGCTTGCCGAATATACGAATCTCGAAAGCGTAGCGCTGTTCGAGAAGTATCCTGCCCTGGCGCAGATCAATACCAACGGAAGAAACAACTCCCAGACTCTTCACTGCGGAGATATAGAGACGAACTACACTTTCGAGAAAGCGAAGAGGGTCAAACAGACTGCCGGAATGCTCTCCAACTACGCACTGAAACACGGATATGCCGGGAGACATATCTTCAAGTTTCCCAAAATGGCGATAGGCGTGGGTGAGAAGGAGAAGGAGTTTATCGAGAAGCGTTTCGAGACTTTCAAATCTCTCTACCCCTATCTCGAGCTCTATACCAAAGAGGATCTCTCCAGGATCGAGCCCAAACTTACCGAGGGGAGAGAAGAGGATATTGTGGCGATGGGTGCCCTTGACGAATATTGCGCCGTAGATTTCGGCGCTATCGCGGAGACGTTTGTCGAAAATGCGAAAAAGGTCATGAAGGGGGTATGCGATATCTATCTGGATACGGAGGTCTACCAGATAGAGAAGCTGGGCGACAAGTTCCAGCTTCTCACTCCCAAGGGGAAATATTTCGCCGATTACGTCGTCGTGGACGCGGGAGCGCACTCTCTGCTGCAGGCTCATAAGATGGGCTACGGCAAAAACTACGCATGTCTGCCTATAGGCGGCAGCTTCTACTACGCCCCGGCCTCCATACTCAACTCGAAAGTCTATACGGTTCAGAACGACAAGCTGCCGTTTGCGGCGATACACGGCGACCCGGATATACTCGCCGAAGGGAAGACCAGGTTCGGCCCTACGGCGCTGGCGCTTCCGAAACTCGAACGCTATACGGAGAGTACATATGTCGAGTTTTTCGAGTCACTTCGCCCGGACAGATCCGTGATGAAGGTCTTCTACGACCTTCTGGCCGATGATGAGATCAGGGAGTATATATTTAAAAACATGATGTATGAGGTCCCCGGAATCAGAAAAGGGCTCTTTTTAAAAGAGGTGAAAAAGATAATTCCCACACTGACCGAGAGAGATATCGAGTTTGCTGAGCATGTCGGCGGATTGAGACCTCAGATAATAGACAAAAAAGAGAAAAAGCTGCTTCTGGGTGAAGCGAAGATAGATACCAAAGAGGGAATAGTATTCAACATGACTCCATCTCCTGGGGCGACAAGCTGCCTGGGAAACGCCATGAAGGATGTCGAGCTGATAGCGGAGTACCTCGGGTGCGAATTCGACGAAAAGAGGCTCAGGTACGAGCTGATGGACGAGGAGGAGACTCTATCGGGCCGATACGGTATACCCGGTTACGCGGTCTCTGCCGTTTGA